From the genome of Solanum stenotomum isolate F172 chromosome 5, ASM1918654v1, whole genome shotgun sequence:
AGAGGGATCTTTTTCCGCGAAGCCTAGCCACACATGTTGAGGTCTTTCTTTAGTGATGTCTATTTGGACTCTTACTTTTGCCACACTGCCCCTGGTTTTTTGCATAGTTGCAGAGTCCAGATATAAGGCCTTACCAATTGGGGACAGCAATGGAGTGAGGATGTCCATATAATAGCAATGCCATGGGAGCTCGGGTAGGGTGATCCAGATTGGCATGATAGGAGTTTCCTCAGCAGGTTTAAATGTAGGAGTCCACACCTGTAGCTTCATAGGATGGCCTGCAATGAACATCTTCTGTTTTGTCCAGACTGAAATATGATCAGCCTCATTATCCAAATCGATATAAATATGCCTTGAGTTGAAATGTTCAATCTTAACCCCTCCAGTGAGCTGAGTTTGAGCAACGAAACTCTTTCTAATGACCTCCATCTTGGGCATAGCATTAGTAAATTTACCTACCAGAGTGTATTTACATCTTCCCGGCATTTTTTGCATGAAATCCTCTTCATGAAAAGTTATAGAGGGGTATCCTTATCTAGTAGTAATGATAGGGGAGATTATGTCCATGGGGACAGAATTTTTGGTTTGGATGGCTTTGAGTCTAGTAGCTAAGGATTGGAAGATGGTGGGGGGGGAAGGATCCGGGATTTGGTGATTAGCATTTTTTATAAAGGTGCTATTAACAAGAGGTTTatgtttgagggaaagcatggactcTATCgagcaaaaaggagcaaaagaagctaaaagaatgaagaaatgaagatctgtaaatcgccgaacccattcggcgaaTTGCCAATAGATCGCAtattcgccttttgttccagtgtgctgagccctgaaggaaaggagcAAATCGGCAATGAAAAGAGCAGTCGGCGTATCATCGAGTGACTCCGCGAAGTAGTGCTACATGGCCCAATTATCCAGGACACAAAGATATTGAAGGCAAATGATGAAAGACGACGAAgtagaccaaagggcggatcgccgaatgCATCAGCGATTCCCAGTAACGTCACTGAAAGATCCTTCGGAGcatattttctgaaaactataaatactagttcagTTTTATTCTTAGGGGAGAATGTTACCttattttatcttgtttttagattattaagtTTGAGACAGAGTTTTGCTAACATTCTCTCTAAGTGTTGGAGAGcattttgaagaacttggatctttcaaagggtttcaaattcaaggaattggacttgggtctcttgggtTCTCCACTCTtggcttgttttaagacttaatcttgcatacccattgatggaaTTGATATTGGTATAcgtctttatctcttttacatgcgTAGCTAAAAcgccaattcttggggtgtgattttgtgaatatgggttagattagttattgggtcttgcttgctgatagtctatttgtagtttaaatgtgatttcgtttagtgattgtggatgaatttagtgaatttgtagttgcaaatacaagtttattcaAGTGTTTTCGGCTTGCAAGAGAGAGAAgtcataaaactaagaccactaaattgatggccagtgtgagtgggtcgatatgaggtttagctcgagagagtgaaccttagttccatgtccacacactcagctcgagggagtgagtgggttaaggtggaggttgttcttcatgcgacaagtgggtttccgagaggaacgcatttgaaacggggtaagttgctcgagagagagcttaacccccttaaagtctagcctagtcacaaatactgaatgaatttaatatcaaaagcatgtacccaatgattttaGTCTATCTCATATTcttatcacatcccaagaatcccatctccatacttgtatttttccttATTCTCACTGTTTTGGTTGTTTCTTGcttacaaacccccatttcatATTTGACGCTTGTGTCACCCTTTTTAATTTGTGATGTTTTCATTCACCAAAGTCTTTAGCTACGAATAGCTTTAGCACTTTTGCCATTAACCACTAATTCTTACGCCACTctcttgggactcgaccccaacccttggttgggttactaaactattgtacgatcatagaaacttgcatcagaagttgtgtcttgattccGCAAACATCAATCTCCCATGGAGCTTACTCTCAAGTGCATCATTGTTGGATTTGATAAACATATTGGTGATAATTATGATAGGATATTTGCCCGGTCCATGGAGAtatttgtaacacctcagattttaGAAGAATAGAAAATGCAATTTCTGGGTTTTAGGTGTGACCTACGGCTCCCACCTACGGTTGGTAAGAGCACTTATGGGTCATAGGTGGCATGCGGAAGTGACAAGgaaaaaagaagtaaattttTTGGAAGTTTTTAGGACCTACGGTGGCCATGCACGGTCTGTAGGTAGACCTACCAACCGTACATGGGCCGCTTAGTTTGAAGGTCTAAAAACAAGTCCCTGAACCACACCTACGGTTGACCAGGACGATCCGTAGAAGGACCTACAGACTATAGGTCTGAACCATCAGTGAAGGTTCggcaattttattttaagggcTTTTGGGTAATTTCATAATTGATTTAACTCTACCCTTGGCCCTATATAAACGTTTTTAACCCCCAAATTACCTAATTGAACTCATTATCCTAAAATCCCAGAAGTTAACCAAGTTCTTCCcccaaaatttctctctctaaaggttgaagaagaagtctaggatTTCAGgatcaagtctccaaattcACCATTGATTGGGGGTTTTTGACATCAAGAtatgatagtattcacctatggagttCTTTCCTCCGTAcggttcctaaattctccaatatTACAAGGTAGAGTTCTCCAAttgaaattagggttttatTAATAATCTCATGGGTTGCTCTCAATTGTGatccaattgattgttttatgtatttttatgcatgaattgagataacTACATGTTTTTAACTTCAATTcaattgaacccatgcatgatccataattttctagattttgatcatatgatgaagcttttgaaatatgaaagatgaatttatgaagatatgcatgtttctttatgaattgttgttgtgaaaggatttctcacatattaAGTTATTGTGAAtggattttctcacataaatgattcataaggttgaaaggttttctcacctaggATTGGCTATTCTCAATACAACAAATTTGGCCTATGGCAACACTAATTCTAGAGAACGCTTAAAAAGTGTTGCAAAAAGTATCTAAGAgcacacttttaaagtgtgaccTTTATATCCAGCTTTTGGCGACAAAAATATTGGCAACACTTTGAAAGTGTGCTTTTTAAAGTTATACGCTACACTTATTAAGCGTTGCCAAATCATAGAGCAATTGTCAAcacttatttatatatatagtcacaCTTTAAATTGTGCTATATTTATAAGTCAAAAAACAACTCTTTATAAGTGTGTCGTATtaattcttataaaaaaaaattgcaattagagtccctcccccccccccccccccccccaatataattttccaccaatttctaaaaaataagaCTACTATGGGATATAGTAtcattttttgctaaaattataaGATTCCTCCGTAAACGACTGAAAATCAATTTCTCCGGCGCCGTCCAAGGCCTATAAAATCAGAAGTTCCTCGCATTAGCAAATTCTTTCCAACTTCCAAAAGAGGCTGCTAACTCACAATATATTATCATCCAACATCAAGGAAGTCGCGAATGGATTTCTGTTGAAGATCGAGGTTGTGAAATGGGTAGAGAGGGAGGTTGATTTTAATATTGATTTTCTCAAGAACATGTTCCTTAAGGTTGAATGGAAGGAACTGGTGGAAGCTTCTAGAACTATGGGTTACGCCGAACTGCCTGAAATATTGATGTTGCTCTGTTCGACTTAGATGATTTTGTTTAGAAGTTTCATCATGCCCTTCTTGAGCTTCATCTTGAAGAGGGTGCCTTGGTTTGTCCAGAGACTGGCCGGAAATTTCCTTTCAATAAAGGCATTCCCAATATGCTTCTTCATGAAGACGAGATctgattagttttttttttcttttttggataaTGATGTGTTTTGGTTTGGAAAAggggattagggttcttgataATAGGGTTTAAGGGGTTTGTTATGATATACCATTTTGATTGTAATGCTATTATTGGAAGACATTGTCGATATTAAGGAGTAATTactagaaaaaaatagaaacagAGACCTAAATTTCATTCTTAAAGAATTTTACTCCATCTCTTCAGCTAAGTGCCCTTTCTAGATTCTACTCTCTTATGTGATTAGTCAATTTATGACCTAGAAATTTCATTCATGCTAACCCTTAAGCTATCTGTttggttgaaaaatattttgggattttgattttttcagGAAATGGAAAGAAAACAAGGTTTCTTCTCGGCATATAAGGAAGAGGTGGTGTGTGGGTTATCGTCGGAAGGTCTTGAACGAAGAGTCCATTGAGAAGTGGGTCATCCATTACTAGTTTGCTTCGGAGCAAGAAGATCTTGCTTCATCAACTTCGTTTCAGGTAGGATTTTGGTATTTCTCACAAGTTTGAGaaatttctgaaattttcaCACGTTCACAACCTTCTATGATAGTGTATGTGTGTGTGAAAGAAGAATTGTTCTTAGTATGAATTTTTGAAGGAGAATTGGAGCTTCGAGTTAAATCTCTTCgagtttttaataaattttgatatatttatatatatgatctgTTAAGtaatttctatttctacttGTTTCAAATTTTGTAGAATTGAAGCTGAAATTAAGAATCAATATTTTCAATTCGTGTTCTACTGGTTTCTAAGTAttgtaattgaattttttttatgaacttTGCTAATTGTTACAGGTGCTTTATGTTTTTGTCTTTAAATggtttgattgttttttttttttggcatttgGGAGTAATTAGTATGATTTGTTTGAAATGAGGGAAGAACTGTCAGAAAATTAAATCGTATTCATTGTTACAAATTTGTTTATACACTTGTGCAATCATATCTAGAAATGTTTGGCTACTCGAGTGAACTGAAAATCATCTTATTGCTACTTTTCAGTTATGTGGTTAGTGAGGATTTCACTTGAGTATATAGTTTCTTGGCGAGTTTCTTGATTATAATAGGTTATTTCTGTAGGTATTTTAAGGAATTCAAGGTTGTTCTACAAGTTATAGCTACAATTTCTCATGTTTCTTGAAGTTGCgatacaattcaattttttatgtttttgagCTGAGCTTCTTCTGATTGTCGTTATGCAATCTGAATACAAAAGAGAATTTTGCAGCTGaatgttgtttttattttctttgtagaTTGATTTAGTTAAGAAGTATTTGCgataaaacatgtattttgtTGTTGCTCTAATCCTGCTATGGTTGCAGACCAACACCCAACTCAAACGAAGTGATGTGCCAACTATACATAAATGTATTTAACTTATTGTATTTTACGGACGATTACCATCAGTAACATTTAGGTAACCTCTTATTGTTGCATTTCTTTTGTATCCTAGGTACTTTCCTTTTGAATCGAGAGTTTTTCAGTCTCTGACTTACGAAGGTAGAGGTAAGATCTATTTACATCCTACCCTTCAAAGATCCCAGTTGGAAGACTGCAAAAAGTATGTTATTGTTAACATTTTAGGTAACCCGAAATGTACAAAAACTAATTAATGCATGTTGTTTCTTGTCATTCTTGAATAGGCCAAAATCTACACATGCAATTAATAGATGTACCTTCTTGTCATTCTTAAATAGGTTTGATATGTTTGATAAACTAGTCTAGGGTTTCAGGATCAAGTCTCCAAATTTACCATTGATTGGGGGTTTTTgacatcaaggtatgatagtattcaTCTGTGGAGTTCTTTCCTCCATaaggttcctaaattctccaatatTACAAGTTAGAGTTCTCCAATTGAAATTAggattttattcaatttcatgggtTGCTCTCAATTATAatccaattgattgttttatgtatttttatgcatgaattgagataacTACATGTTTTTAAGTTCAATGCAATCGaacccatgcatgatccatAATTTCCTGGATTTTGATTATATGATGAAGCTTTTGAaatatgaaagatgaatttatgaagatatgcatgtttctttatgaattgttgttgtgaaaggatttctcacatatgaagttattgtgaaaggatttGCTCACATAAATGATTCATTAacgttgaaaggttttctcacctaggATTGGCTCTAATGAATTCTAGCTTTGATTGGCTACTTCatgtgcccttccatggataataagataagttaagattaatgactattccatgggatttatgcttaattagcaccgagaggatatcaAGATGGAAGTTCTCCCATAGTtgaggttgggtttctagtagcaatctccctatcacATAACTATGTGTCACCATAGGTTGTCTTAGATAgagattagctagtggatccacctaggctagaagtttatggttcttaccttggcaagtaaggacatctctttttgATGTGGAATAGACATTCTTTTCGATGTGGAATAGACactagattccatgttatagctcacatggtctatgtcagttaatggCAAACATCCCACAagaatgaactaaggttacttctagaagtatctcaaatgtgttttaaagatgtttagcttgcattgaccatgatttcgACTTATGTCTTCtaacatgttattttatgatttagcttgatCATTGCATGTCATATAAAGTCCCTTTTAGCAAGATTTCATAACTCTTTATGCATTGTTATCATAAAGGTGCATTCCATGTattaatgcatacttgtgcctacattgtttcactaatgtagggtccgacgctTCCATTCCGCACACTCGTGACCAGTGATCCCATATAGACATTGAAGATTGATGAGTCGTCATGTTCCGAGGACCAAGATTCTTTATTGctttcaaatcttttcttttcatattgtgatgtatgggttacgtctCAATCACTTTCCAATAGTGGAAAGTggctttgagacttatgttagacttccgtttttgatgaaactCTTTATGATTCAAATATGTCTTTTGAACTCTTTAagattctattatcttgtatgtgtatgctaagtggcttgtattgGGTCTCTCGAGGtcctatatgccatgttacgactggatgtactttgggtcgtgacaatattaAAAACTTATAGGGAGATTGTTATACTTAACAGTGATTAGACCTGATATCAGCTTTGTTGTTCAGTGTCTTAGTCAATTGATGCAACATCCCAAGGCTTCACACATGAAAGCTTCTATTAGGATTGTCAGATATCTATTAATTGGGTATTTACTCTAAACAACTTGTTCCCCAACACCAAAAGATGTCTAACAGGATATTTGGTCAAGTTTGGTGATTCTTTGATATCTTGAAAATATAAGGAGGTAACTATATCAAGGAGCTCAACAGAGGCTTAATAGGAGCTAAGCACCTACAGTTGGTGAGTTCAAAGAATTATTTGTTTGTCCTTGTGAATTGTCATAGCAAGTCTGCTATGCAGAACTGCAATTGCTGCTAATCATCCATTTCATATAGATATTGATTGTCATTTTATCCGAGATAAGACTCAACAGTCTACTAATTCCATCATATTTGTCCTCTACTTACCTACTAGCAGACACTCACCAACACACGCATTTTTTGTCCAAGCTAGGACTGAAAAATATTCTCAATGTGCCTAGCTTGAGATAAATGCAGACTAACTACTTAAACTTGTTAGTTGTTTAATAATTAAGTGCTAAGCTGTTAAGAGTTAGTTTTAGACTCTACTGACTATTGTGGTTAGGTGGAAGTTAGCTTACATAGCACTTGTcattcaacaaaataaaatacctTTCCTACTTGTGCAAATATCTGAGTCGGTTTGTGAGCTTTCCgccattttctcttctttcatcaATGGCATGGAACTTGACATATTTATCTCTTACTATACAGTGACATAAAAGCTGTAGACAAATTAGCTTAACAATGCCCAGGTTCTTTATGATAAAATTGAGCACCAAATTTTGAAAGCTTAATTTAAGAGCTCAAATAGACTTCTCAATGCAATACATATATCACCTCCCTGTGCCACCATCAAGAATAAAATGTTTGCCGCCTATACGAATGGAACCGTCATGATGAACAACGTCTTGATTGCCATGGAATTTACGGGGTGACTTTTCATAGCATTGTGCCTTTAACAACTTAAAAGGCAAAGTCAACCGACTACATCTTTAGTCTTCAAGTGCTGCAATCTCATACCTAACTTCTTCCAAATGTTCATTTATTGCCGTCACTGCATCTTGAACACCATTGATAGCCTCCTTGAGAGCATTATCAAATTCTGCATCAGCTTCTGCTTCTTCAGTGCCTGAAGCTTCGGTTATCTTCTGGATATGCACGCATTCATGTCCAGTTGGCTTACTAAATCTACAATTTTCATGACTCACCAGACGCTCCGAGGGGCGGCCAGCTCTTTTCAAGACTTGTATTGTGGCGGTCTGCCAGACAAATTGTGACAAAACATCAAGCAAAGTCATAAAAAGAAATGGAAGCTTGCCATGTGTCTCACGTACATAGACAACATACATAGCAGCACTCTGAACATCAAATATTTGGACTAATTCTTGAAACTAGGATACATAAGAAGAGGGAAGTTAATCATGGGAAGATAGTTTGGGCATGGATTCTGGAGAAGATAAAATTATACCCAGTTCCCACGTTCAGATTTATATAGAACTCTTCCCTTTTTTAGTTTGTTGCTAAGAGATCGACACCTTTCTACATTTAGAAACACAAACTATTACAGTTCCATTTTCCCCTTAAAGTGATCCTCCTAAAGGAAGTGTGACACAACAAGTTTAAGATCATTAGATCCTTAAGGGTACTTTTCGTTGTCATATACATTTTAGGTAATCTATCACAAGTcagtctttctttcttaaagtCGTGTCCAGCCAAACACCGCCATAGAAAATAAACATAGTAGTTCTTAGAAGTCTAAATGCATGTGCATTACCGCCATTATAATGTTCTTAACAACACATCTATTATCATTCTCATCATGCTTATTAATTGAAGCTACCATTAGCTTCGGCtttattttctggaaaatattttttaaaattttctggaTAACTTTCTGAAACTTTTTGCTTTGGTCAGAGCTAGGCTACTAAAAATTGATTACCAAAAGAAATCTAATCCCTGTAACTGAGGACACTCAGTGATGCAAAGCATTTACAAGAAGAGAAAGCTCTCATTCAAGTTTGTCGCCTAATTGTACAACTATGATTACAGATATACAACTTCCTTTAATTTGGTATTTGATTACAAATACAACAGTTAAGACGGTGAAAATTTCGAACATCAAAGAAACAAGCACAGCTGATGTGTTATGTTATTTTCTAAACTCTAACCTCCACAAAGAAAGTAACTTAAGATATACATAGTCTAAGCGCAATTATATCTTGGCTATTTTCTGTCAAACTCCTAATTTGTAATATGATTACAGATACAATACGTTTTCTATTCGGTATTTGAATACAAATATAACACGTTTTCTATTCGGTATTTGATTACAAAAATAACATGtttcaaacatcaacaaaactAGCACAGGCTAATGTTATGCTATTTTCCAAACTCCAACCTCTACGGATAATGAAGAATATGTAACTTAAGATGCACACAGTCTAAACAGTTAAATCACAGTTAGTTTTGCTCAAACTTCTCTTTAGTAGATAATCCACAAACATATACCAAATTTTCTTGTTGAGAACAAAATTATGATGTGAGTTCAAGTATGAAAAGAAATGTCCATTACAAGTTTTGGGATAGAGAATTGTAGAGTAATTTTCTCAGGATTATGAAAGGTAGCTATGTAAGAAAGGTAACAATGTAAGGTCAATGAATAAAGTTGCTAAAATTAAGTTGAAGTTGCGGCATAGAAGCTTAGAGCCTGTTTGGGTTGGCTTTTGATTTtgacttataagccaaaagccataagttagAAATTCTAACTTAGGACTTTTGgcttatatttatcattttagctTACAACCCGGTTCATATAAgcactttttttaatttaacctAAGCACTACAAAAgtgcttaaaagctattttggcttaaaagaatttaaaataagacAATCCAAACATTCTCCTAGTCTGGACCACATTTACAGATTGGAAGTCAAGTCCTGATTGACCTTTGAACTGAATGAGGTACTGTGATATTCTTTAAATACTGTGATGTGCGATATCAAGAAAATAAGTCATACAAATAAATGATCTTCaggcccccaaggcctagcttgagtggcaaaaggtggaggatttgtggcttaggtcgcaagATCAAGCCCCACatcatgcaaagcgaagcccgatatttaagtggagaaaggtagaggggcgggcccattatccattGAGTTTAAAAGGTTGTGATTGGTTCAACGGGCGGGTCACtaacggatttctcggttatcaaaaagaAATTATCTTCAGAGAAATCCATCACACTATTATGAA
Proteins encoded in this window:
- the LOC125864911 gene encoding uncharacterized protein LOC125864911 isoform X2 produces the protein MKSSMVEEFEKKVEISEEGNYGESDPLKIVAVLRRFVGVQQRRAEAYARLKRGFEDYMASGVESTYQQLCSEITAEFNDCSKQTATIQVLKRAGRPSERLVSHENCRFSKPTGHECVHIQKITEASGTEEAEADAEFDNALKEAINGVQDAVTAINEHLEEVRYEIAALED